A stretch of Vigna angularis cultivar LongXiaoDou No.4 chromosome 4, ASM1680809v1, whole genome shotgun sequence DNA encodes these proteins:
- the LOC108331871 gene encoding 4-alpha-glucanotransferase, chloroplastic/amyloplastic has product MALALNISVCFPHQRCPTLFKPSKPILSFPTASAFSSLTQLGVSVGEDLPDNYSDWFPNSDLRRRCGILLHPTSFRGPHGIGDLGPEAFRFIDWLHRAGCSVWQVLPLVPPGRKANEEGSPYSGQDANCGNTLLISLQGLVDDGLLEKHELPQPIDAERVNFSLVADLKDPLITKAAERLISSEGELKTELENFRRDPDISSWLEDAAYFAAIDDSLNKFSWYNWPEPLRNRHLVALEDIYQQKQDFINVFIAQQFLFQRQWQKVRSYAQSKGISIMGDMPIYVGYHSADVWANKKQFLLNRKGFPLLVSGVPPDAFSETGQLWGSPLYDWKAMEKDGYSWWIRRIKRAQNLFDEFRIDHFRGFAGYWAVPAEAKVAMLGKWKVGPGMSLFDAIFSAVGRINIIAEDLGVITEDVVQLRRSIGAPGMAVLQFGFGGDAKNPHLPHNHEWNQVVYTGTHDNDTIGGWWEALNQEEKSKALSYLSLNEGDDISWALIQRVLGSVSQTAIIPMQDVLGLGNSARMNIPATQFGNWGWRIASSVSFDGLEREADRLREMLLMYGRL; this is encoded by the exons ATGGCTCTCGCATTGAACATCTCGGTGTGTTTCCCACACCAGCGTTGCCCCACTCTCTTCAAACCCTCAAAACCGATTCTCTCATTCCCCACCGCTTCCGCTTTCTCCTCGTTAACGCAACTCGGCGTTTCCGTAGGTGAAGATTTGCCCGACAACTACAGCGATTGGTTTCCCAACTCCGACCTTCGCAGAAGATGCGGCATTCTACTCCATCCGACGTCGTTTCGAGGGCCCCACGGCATCGGCGATCTCGGTCCCGAGGCCTTCCGTTTCATCGATTGGCTCCACCGCGCCGGTTGCTCCGTTTGGCAGGTTCTTCCTCTCGTGCCGCCTGGCAGAAAAGCCAACGAAGAAGGATCCCCTTACTCTGGCCAG GACGCGAATTGTGGCAACACGCTCTTGATCTCTCTTCAAGGCCTCGTCGACGATGGATTGTTGGAAAAACACGAGCTTCCACAACCGAT TGATGCAGAGCGCGTCAACTTTTCACTTGTTGCTGACCTTAAGGATCCTCTGATAACCAAA GCTGCAGAGAGGCTCATTTCAAGTGAAGGAGAACTCAAAACGGAGTTGGAGAATTTTCGAAGAGACCCTGACATATCAA GCTGGCTTGAAGATGCAGCATATTTTGCTGCTATTGATGACAGTTTAAACAAATTCAGCTGGTACAATTGGCCTGAACCTTTAAGAAATCGCCATCTTGTAGCTCTAGAAGACATTTACCAACAGAAACAAGATTTT ATAAATGTGTTTATTGCCCAACAGTTCTTGTTTCAAAGGCAGTGGCAGAAAGTCCGCAGCTATGCACAGAGTAAGGGAATCAGCATAATGGGAGACATGCCAATATATGTTGGTTATCATAGCGCAGATGTTTGGGCAAATAAGAAGCAGTTTTTACTG AACCGGAAAGGCTTTCCTCTTTTAGTGAGTGGTGTTCCTCCTGATGCATTCAGTGAAACTGGTCAGCTATGGGGCAG CCCCCTGTATGATTGGAAAGCCATGGAGAAAGATGGATACTCATGGTGGATACGACGCATTAAACGAGCACAAAATCTGTTTGATGAATTTAGAATTGACCACTTTAGAGGATTTGCTGGCTATTGGGCTGTTCCCGCTG AAGCAAAAGTAGCTATGCTTGGAAAGTGGAAG GTAGGACCTGGGATGTCCTTGTTTGATGCCATTTTCAGCGCTGTTGGAAGGATTAATATAATAGCAGAAGACCTG GGAGTTATCACTGAGGATGTAGTCCAGCTAAGAAGATCCATTGGAGCACCTGGAATGGCTGTTCTCCAGTTCG GATTTGGAGGCGATGCTAAGAACCCTCATTTGCCTCATAATCATGAGTGGAATCAAGTTGTCTATACAGGGACTCATGACAATGACACA ATCGGAGGCTGGTGGGAAGCTTTGAACCAAGAAGAGAAATCCAAA GCATTAAGTTATCTTTCCTTAAATGAGGGAGATGACATTTCTTGGGCTCTAATCCAGAGAGTATTGGGCTCTGTTTCTCAAACAGCAATAATACCTATGCAAGATGTTCTTGGATTGGGTAATTCTGCCAGGATGAATATTCCCGCAACACAG TTTGGGAACTGGGGTTGGAGAATTGCTAGTTCGGTGAGCTTTGATGGCTTGGAGAGAGAGGCAGACAGACTCAGAGAAATGCTTTTAATGTATGGCCGGCTTTGA
- the LOC108331968 gene encoding F-box/kelch-repeat protein SKIP6 isoform X2, with protein MDSDQKPNKWRTKANAPPNNLIPSLPDDVALNCIARIPRCHHPILSLVSKPFRTLLSTPLFFTTRCLLNCTQPLLYLTLRTPASSLQWFTLHRTVPSPLLAPLPPIPSPAVGSAYAVLGSTIYVLGGSINDVPSPHVWLLDCRFHRWLPGPSMRVAREFAAAGVLCGKIYVLGGCVADTWARSANWAEVLDPDVGRWERVASPSEVREKWMHASAVVGDKVYAMADRGGIAYEPRSGSWESVGGELDLGWRGRACVVEGILYCYDYLGKIKGFDVGRGVWEELKGLEKGLPRFLCGATMADLGGKLCVVWECQGNGKEMEIWCAEIGVQKDPDGNLWGQLGWFGKVLSVPKGSSVVHCSSVSL; from the exons ATGGATAGTGACCAAAAGCCAAATAAGTGGAGAACTAAGGCTAAT GCACCACCCAACAACCTGATCCCGTCCCTTCCAGACGACGTCGCTTTGAACTGCATAGCACGCATCCCTCGCTGCCACCACCCAATCCTATCCCTCGTTTCCAAACCCTTCCGCACCCTCCTCTCTACCCCTCTCTTCTTCACCACGCGCTGCCTCCTCAACTGCACGCAACCCCTCCTCTACCTCACTCTCCGCACGCCCGCCTCCTCCCTCCAGTGGTTCACGCTCCACCGCACAGTCCCTAGCCCCCTCTTAGCGCCGCTCCCCCCAATTCCCTCCCCCGCAGTGGGCTCCGCCTACGCCGTCCTTGGCTCCACCATCTACGTCCTCGGCGGCTCCATCAACGATGTCCCCTCCCCCCACGTCTGGCTCCTCGACTGCCGTTTCCACCGCTGGCTTCCGGGTCCAAGCATGCGTGTCGCTCGGGAGTTCGCCGCCGCGGGGGTCCTCTGTGGAAAGATTTACGTTCTCGGTGGCTGCGTCGCTGACACGTGGGCCCGCTCCGCCAACTGGGCGGAGGTCCTAGACCCCGACGTTGGGCGCTGGGAGAGGGTGGCCAGCCCCTCCGAGGTCCGGGAGAAGTGGATGCACGCCAGCGCGGTCGTCGGCGACAAGGTGTACGCGATGGCGGACCGCGGCGGCATCGCGTACGAGCCGCGCAGTGGATCGTGGGAGAGCGTAGGCGGAGAATTGGATCTCGGGTGGAGAGGTAGGGCGTGCGTGGTGGAGGGTATTTTGTACTGCTACGACTATTTGGGGAAAATCAAAGGCTTCGATGTGGGGCGCGGGGTGTGGGAAGAGTTGAAGGGGTTGGAGAAGGGCTTGCCTAGGTTTCTTTGTGGGGCCACCATGGCTGATTTGGGTGGGAAATTGTGTGTGGTGTGGGAGTGCCAAGGGAATGGGAAAGAAATGGAGATTTGGTGCGCTGAGATTGGAGTGCAGAAGGATCCAGATGGGAATCTGTGGGGTCAACTTGGTTGGTTTGGGAAAGTTCTCTCTGTTCCCAAAGGCTCCTCTGTTGTGCATTGTTCTTCTGTTTCCTTGTGA
- the LOC108331968 gene encoding F-box/kelch-repeat protein SKIP6 isoform X1, with the protein MWKPSPTEGEAEAPKAPPNNLIPSLPDDVALNCIARIPRCHHPILSLVSKPFRTLLSTPLFFTTRCLLNCTQPLLYLTLRTPASSLQWFTLHRTVPSPLLAPLPPIPSPAVGSAYAVLGSTIYVLGGSINDVPSPHVWLLDCRFHRWLPGPSMRVAREFAAAGVLCGKIYVLGGCVADTWARSANWAEVLDPDVGRWERVASPSEVREKWMHASAVVGDKVYAMADRGGIAYEPRSGSWESVGGELDLGWRGRACVVEGILYCYDYLGKIKGFDVGRGVWEELKGLEKGLPRFLCGATMADLGGKLCVVWECQGNGKEMEIWCAEIGVQKDPDGNLWGQLGWFGKVLSVPKGSSVVHCSSVSL; encoded by the coding sequence ATGTGGAAACCGTCTCCTACAGAAGGAGAAGCAGAGGCACCAAAGGCACCACCCAACAACCTGATCCCGTCCCTTCCAGACGACGTCGCTTTGAACTGCATAGCACGCATCCCTCGCTGCCACCACCCAATCCTATCCCTCGTTTCCAAACCCTTCCGCACCCTCCTCTCTACCCCTCTCTTCTTCACCACGCGCTGCCTCCTCAACTGCACGCAACCCCTCCTCTACCTCACTCTCCGCACGCCCGCCTCCTCCCTCCAGTGGTTCACGCTCCACCGCACAGTCCCTAGCCCCCTCTTAGCGCCGCTCCCCCCAATTCCCTCCCCCGCAGTGGGCTCCGCCTACGCCGTCCTTGGCTCCACCATCTACGTCCTCGGCGGCTCCATCAACGATGTCCCCTCCCCCCACGTCTGGCTCCTCGACTGCCGTTTCCACCGCTGGCTTCCGGGTCCAAGCATGCGTGTCGCTCGGGAGTTCGCCGCCGCGGGGGTCCTCTGTGGAAAGATTTACGTTCTCGGTGGCTGCGTCGCTGACACGTGGGCCCGCTCCGCCAACTGGGCGGAGGTCCTAGACCCCGACGTTGGGCGCTGGGAGAGGGTGGCCAGCCCCTCCGAGGTCCGGGAGAAGTGGATGCACGCCAGCGCGGTCGTCGGCGACAAGGTGTACGCGATGGCGGACCGCGGCGGCATCGCGTACGAGCCGCGCAGTGGATCGTGGGAGAGCGTAGGCGGAGAATTGGATCTCGGGTGGAGAGGTAGGGCGTGCGTGGTGGAGGGTATTTTGTACTGCTACGACTATTTGGGGAAAATCAAAGGCTTCGATGTGGGGCGCGGGGTGTGGGAAGAGTTGAAGGGGTTGGAGAAGGGCTTGCCTAGGTTTCTTTGTGGGGCCACCATGGCTGATTTGGGTGGGAAATTGTGTGTGGTGTGGGAGTGCCAAGGGAATGGGAAAGAAATGGAGATTTGGTGCGCTGAGATTGGAGTGCAGAAGGATCCAGATGGGAATCTGTGGGGTCAACTTGGTTGGTTTGGGAAAGTTCTCTCTGTTCCCAAAGGCTCCTCTGTTGTGCATTGTTCTTCTGTTTCCTTGTGA
- the LOC108330323 gene encoding zinc finger BED domain-containing protein RICESLEEPER 2-like: MGLRLDVTTRWNSTYLMLESAIKYKEAFEILKVVDRNYKNCPSSEEWNRGEKICQFLEPFYEIINMMSGSSYPTSNLYFMQIWKIQLIIEENLLNEDVILKDMACNMKEKFQKYWKEYSIGLAFGAILDPRLKVNFITYCCKKLDPLTYVEKTKKVLEKFKRLFKDYVKDFSTSSVSLSQSPTESILMSQSNTVGKKFKRSRIISDSKMYQNESKSIIGKNEIDVYLDEPTIDDDEYGEDFDVLKYWKSNEKKFAILSIMARDVFSIPITTLASESAFSKGGRVLSKYRSSILPEHVQMLICTQNWLYGFSENPNDEIVEDIFGHEEIDESKLLEDVESLQHCGQ; encoded by the exons ATGGGTTTGAGATTAGATGTAACTACAAGATGGAATTCAACCTATTTAATGCTTGAAAGTGCAATCAAATATAAGGAAGCTTTTGAAATTCTCAAAGTGGTTGATAGAAATTATAAGAATTGTCCATCTTCTGAGGAATGGAATAGGGGAGAGAAAATATGTCAATTCTTAGAaccattttatgagattataAACATGATGTCTGGTTCATCTTATCCCACTTCAAACTTGTATTTTATgcaaatttggaaaattcagctcATCATTGAAGAGAATTTGTTGAATGAAGATGTCATCTTAAAGGATATGGCTTgtaatatgaaagaaaagtttCAAAAGTATTGGAAGGAGTATAGTATTGGGTTAGCTTTTGGAGCTATTCTTGATCCACGACTAAAGGttaattttataacatattGTTGTAAAAAATTGGATCCTCTAACCTATGtagagaaaacaaagaaagtgtTAGAGAAGTTCAAGAGGTTATTTAAAGACTATGTAAAGGACTTTTCTACCTCTAGTGTTTCTCTTTCCCAATCACCTACTGAATCCATCTTGATGTCTCAGTCCAATACTGTAGGGAAAAAGTTTAAGAGATCAAGGATTATTTCA GATTCTAAAATGTATCAGAATGAATCAAAATCTATCATTGGAAAGAATGAGATAGATGTTTATTTAGATGAACCAACAATAGATGATGATGAATACGGTGAAGATTTTGATGTGCTCAAATATTGGAAGAGTAATGAGAAAAAGTTTGCCATATTGTCTATAATGGCTCGAGATGTGTTTAGTATTCCTATTACTACATTGGCATCAGAGTCAGCTTTTAGCAAAGGTGGGCGTGTACTTTCGAAATATAGAAGCTCCATTCTTCCAGAGCATGTGCAAATGTTGATTTGTACTCAAAATTGGCTATATGGATTTTCTGAAAATCCTAATG ATGAAATTGTTGAAGATATTTTTGGTCATGAGGAAATTGATGAGTCTAAACTTTTAGAAGATGTTGAAAGTCTTCAACATTGTGGGCAGTGA